The following proteins are co-located in the Oceanimonas sp. GK1 genome:
- the tusA gene encoding sulfurtransferase TusA: MTLSLSDAHHQLDATGLRCPEPVMMVRKQVRTMAAGETLLITADDPSTTRDIPSFCRFMDHQLLSSQVERLPYQFLIQKGN; encoded by the coding sequence ATGACCCTTTCCCTTTCCGATGCCCACCACCAGCTGGATGCCACCGGCCTGCGCTGCCCGGAGCCGGTGATGATGGTGCGTAAACAGGTGCGCACCATGGCCGCCGGCGAGACCCTGCTGATCACCGCCGACGATCCGTCCACCACCCGGGACATTCCCAGTTTCTGCCGCTTTATGGACCACCAGTTGCTGTCCAGCCAGGTGGAGCGACTGCCCTACCAGTTCCTGATCCAGAAAGGTAACTGA
- a CDS encoding AEC family transporter has product MLDVIHALGPLFLLILAGVVLRRLRFPDDQFWPGAERFIYFLLFPAMLISTLATADFSQVAFGGMIGLLGTLLLLLAAVLWLQRHRLGPDPASFSSVFQGSLRFNTYVGLAGAAALYGDAGITAAAVAIAVMVPLVNILCVLMFVANDGQGTPSLWRALKALIRNPLLLACVAGIALNLSGIGLPGWSRDTLALAGKAALPLGLIAVGVALQPRALRGTGAAFWQTCGIKFGLLPLFALLSGGVLGLGQVELGVVVLFTALPTATSSYILARQMGGNAPLMAAIITGQTLLAMAVLPVWMALLTLMQ; this is encoded by the coding sequence ATGCTGGACGTTATTCATGCCCTTGGCCCCCTGTTCCTGCTGATCCTGGCCGGCGTCGTGCTGCGCCGATTGCGTTTTCCCGACGATCAGTTCTGGCCCGGAGCAGAGCGTTTCATTTATTTTCTGCTGTTTCCGGCCATGCTGATCAGTACCCTGGCCACCGCCGACTTCAGTCAGGTGGCCTTTGGCGGCATGATCGGCCTGCTGGGCACCCTGCTGCTGTTGCTGGCGGCCGTGCTCTGGCTGCAGCGCCATCGGCTGGGCCCGGATCCTGCCTCGTTCAGCTCGGTATTTCAGGGTTCCCTGCGCTTCAACACCTATGTCGGCCTGGCCGGGGCTGCTGCCCTCTACGGCGACGCCGGTATCACCGCCGCCGCCGTGGCCATTGCGGTGATGGTGCCCCTGGTCAATATTCTTTGCGTACTGATGTTCGTGGCCAACGACGGTCAAGGCACACCGAGCCTGTGGCGCGCCCTCAAGGCGCTGATACGAAACCCCCTGTTGCTCGCCTGTGTCGCCGGCATCGCGCTCAACCTCAGCGGCATCGGCCTGCCCGGCTGGAGCCGGGATACCCTGGCCCTGGCCGGCAAGGCGGCGCTGCCACTGGGCTTGATCGCCGTCGGCGTGGCGCTGCAACCCAGGGCACTGCGCGGCACCGGTGCGGCCTTCTGGCAGACCTGTGGCATCAAGTTCGGCCTGCTGCCCTTGTTCGCCCTGCTCAGTGGCGGCGTGCTCGGGCTGGGACAGGTAGAGCTGGGCGTGGTGGTGCTGTTCACCGCCCTGCCCACCGCCACCTCGTCCTACATTCTGGCCCGGCAGATGGGGGGCAATGCCCCGCTGATGGCCGCCATCATTACCGGCCAGACCCTGCTCGCCATGGCCGTGCTGCCGGTATGGATGGCACTGCTGACACTGATGCAATAA
- a CDS encoding OmpA family lipoprotein, producing MKKICLAVTAALALSACTTNPYTGERQTSKAAIGSGIGALAGAVIGGASASSSDREKGILIGAASGAALGGGVGYYMDVQEAKLRDRMQGTGVSVSRNGDQIILNMPSNVTFAVDSAELSPSFYNTLSGVAMVLKEYDKTWVNVVGHTDNTGSASHNQTLSERRAATVGQFLISQGAAANRFNIRGVGFSQPIASNATEQGRAQNRRVEITLSPMG from the coding sequence ATGAAAAAGATTTGCTTGGCCGTGACGGCGGCACTGGCTCTGTCCGCCTGTACCACCAACCCCTACACCGGCGAGCGTCAGACCTCCAAGGCCGCCATTGGCAGTGGCATTGGTGCCCTGGCCGGCGCGGTGATCGGCGGCGCGTCCGCCAGCTCCAGCGATCGTGAAAAAGGCATTTTGATCGGTGCCGCCAGTGGCGCGGCCTTGGGCGGCGGCGTGGGCTACTACATGGACGTACAGGAAGCCAAACTGCGGGATCGCATGCAGGGCACCGGCGTCAGCGTAAGCCGCAATGGCGACCAGATCATCCTCAACATGCCCAGCAACGTGACCTTTGCGGTCGACAGCGCCGAGCTGTCTCCCAGCTTCTACAACACCCTGAGCGGTGTGGCCATGGTGCTGAAGGAGTATGACAAGACCTGGGTAAACGTGGTGGGCCACACCGACAACACCGGCTCCGCCAGCCATAACCAGACTCTGTCTGAGCGCCGTGCCGCTACCGTGGGTCAGTTCCTGATAAGCCAGGGCGCTGCCGCCAACCGCTTCAACATTCGCGGTGTGGGCTTCAGCCAGCCCATCGCCAGCAACGCCACCGAGCAGGGCCGGGCCCAGAACCGCCGGGTGGAAATTACCCTGAGCCCCATGGGTTAA